The following are encoded together in the Cyanobacterium aponinum PCC 10605 genome:
- a CDS encoding DUF4114 domain-containing protein yields MINSGGVSLNGGEIELSGQREFRLGSLTLETNDLSLDISENPESFVLQGDASLIGFIPVSNISVSADFDPPGFIEIDLNGNPVLSVDGDVSLSDVVIVEDVLELKQFVLGIDTTDDSLSADAILDIPDGIQLEGDISFLDGKLDAIAFQLDAENGIPLFEGVTLNGFGGDVENILAQENAGIDLTNTTLGDEGIKIASAIINEDNKFIDPDSIREFIVFERELGLIYYPKEIEKIEVGSGNAEEIRQSLQEKYPDSFVTNRLEEIEREVYISDRRYSIFEGVEADGKIQTSEPVFIGDIEIDAGVPDGGSISVPGFLGVPNNRVDLADFISIKGDVLYTSEVLALAATLDLFDPNIVKGDGTLVLDSRSKTISADVNLDIFNGLITSSDQFTINSNFDVVIDGDISINIPKKIGGFSVPFVGGKSIRADYAFQFINDGNSSNDFVAFWGHVPVIGTFGVEVSFNGDIRTIGHPPAEETGSWTISEGTESLFLEATWENSVNDVEIIIETPNGEFLTEDEFMANGIEFVDFLTDAEGKVVKIDNPAAGVWDIKVQEDFLSQVGEVAYHAVLGETEKPSLKIETPTVIEEDSTVNIPYQLEDVDSDATVSFFLDHDNKNFDGLLIGHALPEDKNSFTWNTKGIAPGTYFIYGRAIDEQNEPVLVYSSDFITITETIDISLEYILPDTDAVINQPFTYQLELKNDSDRTATDLRIVSKLKDNGEFISANLPVEQKGKELIFNIDTLGAKETKIVEVTITPTALGELTNRLEVSHPAYDENINNNHEFFSVNVVNPETQLTRLNNDIFSILSNSSASQLDFQLLGANSESVNEVGFFIVENEQGTITDNQGNQFNPNDQEYMQKALSQSQVIFSALNNLPNGFEQTQLTRTIENLQNGDRIVFFFIENATAKDVIQGNTDSNQVFFGSTFNHKNFNPLEVTILGDNEFNLAWQTDGDNSTYDEMTLSVNSRVNDNISNSPIIKQNNSSEIIDLTEFEESVPVNVSVYREAAFDNLVGFYAIDDLLGNVGGVSPESTNYQQIALENRVQTLDLIQVENQQTKTISGFLEGGQLFAPFIISNGSFEDALNGLADVYFPFLGANTDKLDHIRLLADNTFGFEDLANGGDRDFNDLIISLNSTST; encoded by the coding sequence GTGATTAATTCTGGGGGGGTTAGTTTAAATGGAGGTGAAATAGAATTATCGGGACAAAGAGAATTTCGTCTTGGTAGTCTCACCTTAGAAACTAATGATCTTTCTCTTGATATTTCAGAGAATCCAGAATCTTTTGTACTTCAAGGAGATGCTTCTTTAATTGGATTTATCCCGGTTAGTAATATTAGCGTTAGTGCTGATTTTGATCCTCCCGGATTTATTGAAATTGATCTTAATGGTAATCCTGTTTTGTCAGTAGATGGGGATGTTTCTTTATCCGATGTAGTTATTGTTGAAGATGTATTAGAACTGAAACAATTTGTTTTAGGTATTGATACCACTGATGATAGTCTTTCGGCAGATGCTATTTTAGATATTCCCGATGGTATTCAATTAGAAGGAGATATTTCTTTTCTGGATGGAAAGTTAGATGCGATCGCATTTCAATTGGATGCAGAAAACGGTATTCCTCTGTTTGAAGGAGTTACTTTAAATGGTTTTGGAGGAGATGTAGAGAATATTCTCGCCCAAGAGAATGCAGGAATTGATTTAACAAATACAACTCTCGGAGATGAAGGTATAAAGATAGCTAGTGCAATTATTAATGAAGACAATAAGTTTATTGACCCGGATTCAATTAGAGAATTTATTGTATTTGAAAGAGAGTTGGGTCTGATCTATTATCCTAAAGAGATTGAAAAAATAGAAGTCGGAAGTGGGAATGCGGAAGAAATCCGCCAGTCTCTACAGGAAAAGTATCCAGATAGTTTCGTTACTAATAGATTGGAAGAGATAGAACGTGAAGTATATATTTCCGATAGACGTTATTCTATTTTTGAAGGAGTGGAAGCCGATGGCAAAATACAAACCTCAGAACCAGTTTTTATCGGTGATATTGAGATAGATGCCGGTGTCCCTGATGGAGGCAGTATTTCTGTACCTGGTTTTTTAGGTGTACCTAATAACAGAGTTGATTTAGCAGACTTTATTTCCATAAAAGGAGATGTTTTATACACATCAGAAGTTTTAGCCTTAGCCGCAACTCTCGATTTATTTGATCCTAATATCGTCAAAGGAGATGGAACATTAGTACTAGACAGTCGTAGTAAAACGATTTCGGCAGATGTTAACCTTGATATTTTTAATGGACTAATTACCAGTAGTGATCAGTTTACAATTAACTCAAACTTCGATGTTGTTATCGATGGTGATATTTCCATTAATATCCCGAAAAAAATCGGTGGCTTTTCTGTCCCTTTTGTCGGTGGGAAAAGCATTCGTGCAGATTATGCCTTTCAATTTATTAATGATGGAAATTCCTCCAATGATTTTGTTGCTTTTTGGGGTCATGTTCCCGTTATTGGTACTTTTGGAGTGGAAGTATCTTTTAATGGTGATATAAGAACCATAGGTCATCCTCCTGCGGAAGAAACTGGTAGTTGGACTATTTCTGAAGGAACAGAATCTCTCTTTTTAGAAGCCACTTGGGAAAATTCTGTCAATGACGTTGAGATTATTATTGAAACCCCTAACGGCGAATTTTTAACAGAAGATGAATTCATGGCTAATGGAATTGAATTTGTTGATTTTTTGACCGATGCGGAAGGCAAAGTTGTCAAAATTGATAATCCTGCGGCGGGAGTTTGGGATATAAAGGTGCAAGAAGATTTTTTATCTCAAGTGGGAGAAGTTGCTTATCATGCAGTCTTAGGAGAAACGGAAAAACCAAGTTTAAAGATAGAAACTCCTACAGTGATAGAGGAAGATTCCACCGTTAATATTCCTTACCAATTAGAAGATGTTGATTCCGATGCAACAGTTTCTTTCTTTCTCGATCATGATAATAAAAACTTTGATGGTTTACTCATTGGCCATGCTTTACCTGAAGATAAAAATTCTTTTACTTGGAATACCAAAGGTATTGCCCCGGGTACTTATTTTATCTATGGAAGAGCTATTGATGAACAGAACGAGCCTGTTTTAGTTTACTCCTCTGACTTTATCACCATTACAGAAACCATTGATATTTCTTTAGAATATATACTTCCCGACACTGACGCAGTTATTAATCAACCTTTTACTTACCAATTAGAATTAAAAAATGATAGCGATCGCACTGCGACAGATTTAAGAATTGTTAGTAAATTAAAAGATAATGGGGAATTCATCTCTGCTAATCTACCAGTAGAGCAAAAAGGAAAAGAGCTTATATTCAATATTGATACTTTAGGAGCAAAGGAAACAAAAATCGTTGAAGTGACAATAACGCCCACCGCATTAGGTGAGTTAACTAATCGTTTAGAAGTAAGTCATCCTGCTTATGACGAGAATATCAACAATAATCACGAATTTTTCTCCGTGAATGTTGTCAATCCAGAAACCCAACTAACACGCCTAAATAACGATATTTTTTCAATCCTTAGTAATTCTTCTGCTAGTCAACTTGATTTTCAACTTCTCGGTGCTAATTCCGAATCCGTGAATGAGGTAGGTTTTTTCATCGTGGAAAATGAACAAGGTACAATTACCGATAATCAAGGTAATCAATTTAATCCTAATGACCAAGAATATATGCAAAAAGCATTATCTCAAAGTCAAGTAATTTTTTCCGCCCTAAATAATTTACCCAACGGTTTTGAACAAACTCAATTAACCCGAACTATTGAAAATTTACAAAATGGCGATCGCATCGTCTTTTTCTTTATCGAAAATGCCACAGCAAAAGATGTAATTCAAGGGAATACTGACTCTAATCAAGTGTTTTTTGGTTCAACCTTTAACCATAAGAACTTTAACCCTTTAGAAGTCACAATCTTGGGAGACAATGAGTTTAATTTAGCGTGGCAAACAGACGGAGATAATTCTACTTATGATGAAATGACATTATCCGTTAATAGTCGTGTAAATGATAATATCTCTAACAGTCCAATTATTAAACAAAATAACTCGTCTGAAATTATTGATTTAACAGAATTTGAAGAATCTGTTCCCGTTAATGTCTCTGTTTATCGAGAAGCCGCTTTCGATAATCTAGTTGGTTTTTATGCCATCGATGATTTATTGGGTAATGTGGGGGGAGTTTCTCCCGAAAGTACAAACTATCAACAAATAGCTCTCGAAAATAGAGTTCAAACCCTTGATTTAATACAAGTAGAGAATCAGCAAACTAAGACAATTTCTGGGTTTTTAGAAGGAGGTCAATTATTTGCACCTTTTATTATCAGTAACGGTAGTTTTGAGGATGCTTTAAATGGTTTAGCAGATGTTTATTTTCCTTTTTTGGGGGCAAATACTGATAAATTAGATCATATTCGTCTCCTAGCCGATAACACCTTTGGTTTTGAAGATTTAGCCAACGGAGGCGATCGCGATTTTAATGATTTAATTATCAGTCTTAATTCTACATCTACTTAG
- a CDS encoding photosystem II protein, Psb35-related has protein sequence MAILITLFVIGWLAVSIIGTQAYFRGEQSKTIHERNWNSESFDQLAQSVTGQETDYLVRVPAYYFDPRVTRQNS, from the coding sequence ATGGCAATTTTAATCACATTATTTGTAATCGGTTGGTTAGCAGTATCTATTATTGGTACTCAGGCTTATTTTCGAGGAGAACAAAGCAAAACCATTCACGAACGTAATTGGAATTCTGAATCTTTTGATCAGTTAGCACAATCCGTTACAGGTCAAGAAACAGATTATTTAGTGAGAGTACCTGCATATTACTTCGATCCTCGTGTGACTAGACAAAATAGCTAG
- a CDS encoding ABC transporter permease — MLKLFWSKLIRDKTAIVALTILSFIIIAIIFLPLVYTTPIDMIDFSQSSLPPNWQHPFGTNDLGQDQLARILFGGRVSLTVGITSMIVAISVGTMVGAIAGYYGGVIDNILMRITDICLSLPQLPILLLVIYLFRDPVKSLLGAELGIFSLVVLIIGLLNWMSVARLVRSSFLQIKEREFISAARSLGANSLRIMWQHILPNVINIIIVAATLAVGNGIIVESTLSFLGLGFPPDIPTWGRMLYEAQEYLPTSPHMAIFPGLAIFLTVLSINYLGDKFN; from the coding sequence ATGCTCAAACTATTTTGGAGTAAACTGATAAGAGATAAAACAGCCATCGTCGCTTTAACCATTTTAAGTTTTATCATTATTGCGATTATTTTCCTTCCTCTGGTTTATACTACTCCTATCGATATGATTGATTTTAGTCAGTCATCTTTACCCCCTAATTGGCAACACCCTTTTGGAACAAATGATCTAGGTCAAGATCAATTAGCGAGAATTTTATTTGGTGGCAGAGTATCCCTAACAGTGGGTATAACTTCCATGATAGTCGCTATTAGTGTCGGGACAATGGTAGGTGCGATCGCAGGTTATTATGGTGGAGTGATAGATAATATATTGATGCGCATTACAGATATTTGTCTTTCCCTTCCTCAATTACCTATTTTGTTATTAGTGATTTATCTTTTTCGAGATCCAGTCAAATCCTTGTTAGGAGCAGAATTAGGGATTTTTAGCCTAGTAGTTTTAATTATTGGCTTACTAAATTGGATGTCTGTAGCAAGATTAGTCAGAAGTTCATTCTTGCAAATTAAAGAAAGAGAATTTATCAGTGCCGCCCGTAGCTTAGGTGCAAATTCTTTACGCATTATGTGGCAACATATTCTCCCCAATGTTATTAACATTATTATTGTTGCCGCTACCCTCGCCGTCGGAAACGGGATTATAGTTGAATCAACCCTGAGTTTTTTAGGTTTAGGGTTTCCTCCAGATATTCCCACTTGGGGAAGAATGTTGTATGAAGCCCAAGAATATTTGCCAACATCTCCTCATATGGCAATTTTCCCCGGTTTAGCAATTTTTCTTACCGTTTTAAGCATTAATTATCTAGGAGATAAGTTTAATTAA
- the hemC gene encoding hydroxymethylbilane synthase: MNATVDNENTIVIGSRKSQLALVQTYWVKKELENSFPDIEFEVEKMSTQGDKILDVALAKIGDKGLFTKELEVGMLNGDVDFAVHSLKDLPTNLPEGLMLGCVTQRVNPADALVVHEKHKDKQLETLPEGSVIGTSSLRRLAQLRHHFPHLTFKDVRGNVNTRLAKLDAGEYDAIILAVAGLERLGMGDRIHQVIPAEISLHAVGQGALGIECRTGDEKVLQIIKSIEDPNTRDCTLAERSFLRVLEGGCQIPIGVNSSLEGDNLTLIGMVASLDGQKLLKDSVTGDRTQAEKLGADLADKLKQQGAGEILAEILAEIER, from the coding sequence ATGAATGCAACCGTTGATAATGAAAACACTATTGTAATTGGATCTCGGAAAAGCCAATTGGCATTAGTGCAAACTTACTGGGTAAAAAAAGAATTAGAAAATAGTTTCCCCGATATTGAGTTTGAAGTGGAAAAAATGAGTACTCAAGGGGACAAAATTTTAGATGTGGCATTGGCAAAAATTGGAGATAAAGGTTTATTCACAAAAGAATTAGAAGTAGGGATGCTTAATGGCGATGTAGATTTTGCCGTGCATTCTCTGAAAGACTTACCCACCAATCTTCCCGAAGGCTTAATGTTAGGTTGTGTTACTCAAAGAGTTAACCCTGCGGATGCTTTGGTAGTTCATGAAAAACATAAAGATAAACAATTAGAAACCTTACCAGAAGGCTCTGTGATTGGTACTTCTTCCCTCAGACGTTTAGCACAATTACGTCATCACTTCCCCCATTTAACCTTTAAGGATGTTAGGGGTAATGTTAACACTCGTTTAGCAAAATTAGACGCTGGAGAATATGATGCTATTATCCTAGCAGTGGCAGGACTAGAAAGATTAGGAATGGGCGATCGCATCCATCAAGTAATACCAGCAGAAATATCTCTTCATGCTGTAGGACAAGGGGCTTTAGGTATCGAATGCCGTACAGGAGATGAAAAAGTATTACAAATAATTAAATCCATTGAAGACCCTAATACCCGTGATTGTACCCTAGCTGAGCGCTCTTTTTTAAGGGTTTTAGAGGGTGGTTGTCAAATTCCTATCGGTGTTAATAGTTCTTTAGAAGGAGACAATTTAACTTTAATTGGTATGGTTGCCAGTTTAGACGGACAAAAATTACTAAAAGATAGTGTAACAGGCGATCGCACCCAAGCGGAAAAGCTAGGAGCAGATTTAGCAGACAAACTAAAGCAACAGGGTGCAGGAGAAATCTTAGCCGAAATTTTAGCGGAAATTGAAAGATAA
- the coaE gene encoding dephospho-CoA kinase (Dephospho-CoA kinase (CoaE) performs the final step in coenzyme A biosynthesis.), with protein MKGNNIKSKIIGLTGGIATGKSTVSNYLRDKYYIPVFDADIFARDAVKVDSPIFVSIIERYGSDILLDNNTLNRSKLGTIIFNDIREKEWLESQIHPFVYNCFRSLIPTLTEEINIFTIPLLFEANMTDLVSEIWVVTCDYEQQLTRLQSRNNLSKKDAIARINSQMSLTEKVQLADVVIDNNGNLTQLIAQIDGIMSSYFHKN; from the coding sequence ATGAAAGGAAATAATATCAAGTCAAAAATCATCGGTTTAACAGGGGGTATTGCTACGGGAAAATCAACGGTGTCTAATTATTTACGAGATAAATATTATATTCCTGTTTTTGATGCGGATATTTTTGCTCGTGATGCTGTCAAAGTGGATTCTCCTATTTTTGTTTCCATTATTGAAAGATATGGAAGTGATATTTTACTGGATAATAATACTTTAAATCGCTCTAAATTGGGAACTATTATTTTTAATGATATTCGAGAAAAAGAGTGGTTAGAAAGTCAAATTCATCCTTTTGTTTATAATTGTTTTCGGTCTTTAATTCCCACATTAACAGAAGAAATAAATATTTTTACAATTCCCCTACTTTTTGAAGCAAATATGACTGATTTAGTCTCAGAAATTTGGGTTGTTACCTGTGATTATGAACAACAATTAACTCGTTTACAAAGTAGAAATAATTTATCTAAAAAAGATGCGATCGCACGTATTAATAGTCAAATGTCTTTAACAGAAAAAGTGCAGTTAGCTGATGTAGTGATTGATAATAATGGTAATTTAACTCAATTAATAGCTCAAATAGACGGAATTATGTCAAGCTATTTTCATAAAAATTAA
- a CDS encoding glycosyltransferase, whose amino-acid sequence MKIFLAEFDLFHKIGGGQTFYRNIITKNPHLQFYYLTIEEKINGQRPANAHIFPYYQRYIKSDLKKIGNNLPLEKITRPFLLASNIAYSIRHQNFDIIDCPDYEQYGLFLRDACDHHQVKYQKLALSLHGVVSQSLIHDWVIDKNYINSLEFAENLQYQIVDIRYGISKNYLEFWQDKYDFLNYYYHPLNFIDLPHKKIKNYHDVTRKPILNFIGRKEKNKGADIFVNLLTFLEKKLYSYGNIIGADSPTLNGKTGEYYLQQMLKLRNSNINVISSLTTQQLNQKFSENSVTILPSRFDTLNFVALESLLNGCPTIISDKAGICRFLKDNFPQLPFISIDINNFSESLNKISQLLINYNQSRNSLIKQVNNISFNLEQLGLKLTDIYYQENNYSSQERKKVNEYYQQLISHCYKKQYWQKETIVSLSKQILNPLNHQNQVLIKTVKNKIRTQKKPIHTQLIKSLFFSSEFKKINNLPEISAKDIDDKLTQLKNLGHPLNASMENRQKWKTGHFVNRVKIWQEIARLEKLRSNDLLSACYEARIIRSLNQDKFKQLQFITETFNNHNLNQEAEVINLLYQPSKNNSKLCHQYLLNNYQKHLNYQEKPYEFIEDYRQKKNYRVSIAVSLYNAENKLGFFLSILIQQSLFQKQEAEIILVDSASPQNEYQLFQTLLPQLKHQNIPIVYARSEKRETIQSAWNRAILLSQSPYITFLGVDEMITCDGLEKLAAKLDSNPELDWVIGNSLVTEVDYQGNWRQDVMTYSRTKFNQNLVYLDTCYLTYVGGLYRKNIHKKFGFYDETFRGAGDTEFKNRVLPYIKTGLVEDVWGIFWNYPDERTTQNYFTELEDLRAWYVYRSLGGIEYGFREKNLEDIENLLLLCLNYRKSFLETHSTDFDLAWHIIQYLEQNYPKSKYLSIKKNIDIIQQTLVSLELVNNKKNTDNILFLCLYRGIEKYKKQSKTFKKYLDFDFKDIYLLFNDNRYEQHFYSW is encoded by the coding sequence ATGAAAATTTTTTTAGCGGAATTTGATCTTTTTCACAAAATTGGTGGAGGACAAACATTTTATCGTAATATAATTACAAAAAATCCCCATCTTCAATTTTACTATTTAACTATAGAAGAAAAAATTAATGGTCAACGTCCTGCTAATGCTCATATTTTTCCTTATTATCAAAGATATATCAAATCTGATTTGAAAAAAATTGGGAATAATTTACCCCTAGAAAAAATAACTCGTCCTTTTTTACTCGCTTCCAATATAGCCTACTCTATTCGCCATCAAAACTTTGATATTATCGACTGTCCAGATTATGAACAATATGGCTTATTTTTACGGGATGCTTGTGACCATCATCAGGTAAAATATCAAAAATTAGCCCTTTCTTTACATGGGGTTGTATCTCAGAGTTTGATTCATGATTGGGTAATTGATAAAAACTATATTAACTCTCTGGAATTTGCTGAAAACTTACAATATCAAATAGTCGATATTCGCTATGGTATCAGTAAAAATTATTTAGAATTTTGGCAAGATAAATATGATTTTCTCAACTATTATTATCATCCTCTAAACTTTATTGATTTACCCCATAAAAAAATTAAAAACTATCATGATGTTACTCGAAAACCTATCTTAAATTTTATTGGTAGAAAAGAAAAAAATAAAGGAGCAGATATATTTGTTAATCTCTTAACTTTTCTTGAAAAAAAACTATATTCTTATGGCAATATCATCGGTGCTGATAGCCCAACTCTTAACGGCAAAACAGGAGAATATTATCTACAACAAATGCTAAAATTAAGAAATAGTAACATTAATGTTATATCATCATTAACAACTCAGCAATTAAATCAAAAATTTTCTGAGAATAGCGTTACTATTTTACCCTCTCGTTTTGATACCCTTAATTTTGTTGCCTTAGAATCGTTGTTAAATGGTTGCCCTACTATTATTAGTGATAAAGCTGGTATTTGTCGCTTTTTAAAAGATAACTTTCCTCAATTACCTTTTATCTCTATTGATATAAATAATTTTTCTGAATCTCTTAATAAAATTAGCCAACTATTAATTAACTATAATCAATCTCGTAATAGCCTAATTAAACAAGTAAATAATATCAGCTTTAATTTAGAACAATTAGGATTAAAATTAACAGACATTTATTATCAAGAAAATAATTATTCATCTCAAGAAAGAAAAAAAGTTAATGAATATTATCAGCAACTTATTAGTCATTGTTACAAAAAGCAATATTGGCAAAAAGAAACTATTGTTTCTTTATCTAAACAAATCCTTAACCCTCTCAATCATCAAAATCAAGTCTTAATTAAGACAGTCAAAAATAAGATAAGAACTCAGAAAAAACCTATTCATACCCAGCTAATAAAAAGCCTCTTTTTTTCCTCAGAATTTAAGAAAATTAACAACTTACCTGAAATATCTGCTAAAGATATTGATGATAAACTAACGCAGTTAAAAAATTTAGGTCATCCCCTCAATGCTTCTATGGAAAATAGACAAAAATGGAAAACAGGTCATTTTGTTAATAGGGTAAAAATATGGCAAGAAATTGCTAGATTAGAAAAATTAAGGAGTAACGATTTATTATCTGCTTGTTATGAAGCTAGAATTATTCGTAGTTTAAATCAAGATAAATTTAAGCAATTACAATTCATAACTGAAACCTTTAATAACCATAATTTGAATCAAGAGGCAGAAGTTATTAATTTACTCTATCAACCTTCAAAAAATAATAGTAAATTATGCCATCAATACCTACTAAATAATTATCAAAAACATCTTAACTATCAAGAAAAACCCTACGAATTTATCGAAGATTATCGGCAGAAAAAAAATTATCGAGTTTCGATCGCAGTTTCATTGTACAATGCGGAAAATAAACTGGGCTTCTTTTTATCAATTCTGATCCAACAAAGTTTATTTCAGAAACAAGAAGCAGAAATAATACTCGTTGATAGTGCCTCTCCTCAAAATGAATATCAACTCTTTCAGACACTATTACCCCAACTAAAACACCAAAATATTCCCATTGTCTATGCCCGTAGCGAAAAAAGAGAGACTATTCAAAGTGCTTGGAATAGGGCAATTTTATTATCTCAATCCCCTTATATTACCTTTTTGGGAGTTGATGAAATGATTACTTGTGATGGTTTAGAAAAATTAGCGGCAAAACTAGACTCTAATCCTGAATTAGATTGGGTTATAGGCAATAGTCTTGTCACGGAAGTGGATTATCAAGGTAACTGGAGACAGGATGTAATGACTTATAGTCGAACTAAATTTAATCAAAACTTAGTTTACTTAGATACCTGTTACTTAACTTATGTAGGCGGGTTATACCGTAAAAATATTCATAAAAAATTTGGTTTCTACGATGAAACATTCAGAGGTGCAGGAGATACAGAATTTAAAAACAGAGTGTTACCCTATATCAAAACCGGTTTAGTCGAAGATGTTTGGGGTATATTTTGGAATTATCCAGATGAGCGCACAACCCAAAACTATTTTACTGAATTAGAAGATTTACGGGCATGGTATGTATATCGTAGTTTGGGCGGGATTGAATATGGTTTCAGAGAAAAAAATCTTGAGGATATAGAAAACTTATTATTACTTTGCTTAAATTATCGTAAATCATTTTTAGAAACTCATAGCACAGATTTTGATTTAGCATGGCACATAATTCAGTATTTAGAACAAAATTACCCTAAGTCAAAATATTTATCTATTAAAAAAAATATTGATATTATCCAACAAACTTTAGTCTCTTTAGAATTAGTAAATAACAAAAAAAATACCGATAATATTTTATTTTTATGTTTATACAGGGGCATTGAAAAATATAAAAAGCAATCTAAAACCTTTAAAAAATATTTAGATTTTGATTTTAAAGATATTTACTTATTATTTAATGATAATCGCTACGAGCAACATTTTTATTCTTGGTAA
- the gltX gene encoding glutamate--tRNA ligase, producing the protein MSVRVRIAPSPTGNLHIGTARTAVFNWLFAHRYQGSFILRVEDTDLERSKAEYTENIKSGLQWLGLNWDEGPFFQTERLDLYRQAIQTLLNKGLAYPCYCTPEELEAMREQQKANNQAPRYDNRHRNLTPEEIAEFEAQGRKPVIRFKIDDSRQIVWKDLIRGSVTWQGSDLGGDMVIARMPEKEGDRFGQPLYNLAVVVDDIDMNITHVIRGEDHIANTAKQILLYQALEGKVPEFAHTPLILNSEGKKLSKRDGVTSIDDFRKMGFVAPAIANYMTLLGWTSPDGEEIFTLDEAATKFSLERVNKAGAKFDWDKLDWINSQYLHQMPAEDLLPLITSYWQEAGYQFNLDTDKDWLLEITALIAPSLTRLTDAVKEAQLFFNNDFSLSSEAQEFIHSVGVKEVLEQVIDSLNEDLTIDSANVIIKQITKDLNVKKGLVMRSLRVGLTGELHGPDLLQTWSLLHQKGVDKNRLQFVLDSLN; encoded by the coding sequence ATGTCCGTTAGAGTTAGAATTGCACCATCTCCCACAGGTAATTTACATATCGGCACAGCACGCACAGCAGTTTTTAATTGGTTATTTGCCCATCGCTATCAAGGTTCGTTTATCCTAAGAGTAGAAGATACGGATTTAGAGCGCTCTAAGGCTGAATATACTGAAAATATTAAATCAGGCTTACAGTGGTTAGGACTAAATTGGGACGAAGGTCCTTTTTTTCAAACAGAAAGATTAGACTTATATCGTCAAGCCATTCAAACTCTGTTGAATAAAGGATTGGCTTATCCCTGTTATTGCACTCCCGAAGAATTAGAGGCAATGAGAGAGCAACAAAAAGCTAATAATCAAGCTCCTCGTTATGATAATCGTCACCGCAATTTAACCCCTGAAGAAATTGCAGAATTTGAAGCCCAAGGGCGTAAACCTGTGATTAGATTTAAAATTGATGATTCTCGACAAATTGTCTGGAAAGACTTAATCAGAGGCTCTGTAACGTGGCAGGGTAGTGATTTAGGGGGGGATATGGTTATTGCCCGAATGCCTGAAAAAGAGGGCGATCGCTTCGGACAACCGTTGTATAATTTAGCGGTAGTGGTGGATGATATAGATATGAATATTACCCACGTAATTCGAGGAGAAGATCATATTGCCAATACAGCAAAACAGATTTTGTTATATCAAGCCCTAGAGGGAAAAGTCCCAGAATTTGCTCACACTCCCTTAATTTTGAATTCTGAAGGGAAAAAACTGTCCAAACGAGATGGGGTTACTTCCATTGATGATTTTCGGAAAATGGGTTTTGTCGCTCCTGCTATTGCTAATTATATGACTTTATTGGGATGGACTTCCCCAGATGGAGAGGAAATTTTTACCCTTGATGAAGCGGCGACTAAGTTTAGTTTAGAAAGAGTGAATAAGGCTGGGGCAAAGTTTGATTGGGATAAACTCGATTGGATTAATAGTCAATATCTTCATCAAATGCCTGCGGAGGATTTATTACCTTTAATAACTTCTTATTGGCAAGAGGCTGGTTATCAATTTAATCTTGATACTGATAAAGATTGGTTATTAGAAATTACCGCTTTAATTGCCCCTAGTTTAACCCGTTTAACCGATGCGGTAAAAGAAGCCCAATTGTTTTTTAATAATGATTTTTCTTTATCCTCAGAAGCTCAAGAATTTATTCATTCTGTTGGAGTAAAAGAAGTTTTAGAGCAAGTTATTGATAGTTTAAATGAGGATTTAACCATTGACTCTGCTAATGTTATTATTAAACAAATAACTAAGGATTTAAATGTTAAAAAAGGTTTAGTGATGCGATCGCTTCGTGTTGGTTTAACGGGAGAATTACACGGGCCAGACTTATTACAAACATGGTCATTACTTCATCAAAAAGGAGTAGATAAAAACCGTTTACAATTCGTTTTAGACTCTTTAAATTAA